The following coding sequences lie in one Rutidosis leptorrhynchoides isolate AG116_Rl617_1_P2 chromosome 6, CSIRO_AGI_Rlap_v1, whole genome shotgun sequence genomic window:
- the LOC139854046 gene encoding uncharacterized protein yields the protein MLESQKEATVAERISNVNSNSIGIWDWSRTPSGRALDELTKLTNLISSINISDRPDSWKFSLDASGIFTTSSLSNLINTLKYGVHSRNILLPRNKYVPQKVFIFTWRVIQLKIPVRSEVDKKGIDLHTILCPLCDHRIETIDHALINCPNVSSIWAQLLNWWNQNNTTISDINGAIITDQGFSHNSVGSSLWQATKWIACYIIWKHRNLKVFSNKMWNPAMIISEIQTQSFSWSNRSRKKKLIE from the coding sequence ATGTTGGAATCTCAAAAAGAAGCAACTGTTGCCGAAAGAATATCGAATGTTAATTCCAATTCAATCGGAATTTGGGATTGGTCTCGAACACCTAGCGGTCGGGCATTGGATGAACTTACCAAACTCACTAATTTAATATCATCCATAAATATTTCGGATCGCCCCGATTCATGGAAATTCTCCCTTGACGCATCCGGCATCTTCACTACATCATCATTGTCAAATTTGATTAATACACTTAAGTACGGCGTCCACTCTCGAAACATATTACTTCCCCGCAACAAATACGTTCCACAAAAGGTCTTCATATTCACATGGAGAGTCATTCAACTAAAAATCCCAGTTAGAAGTGAAGTTGACAAAAAAGGAATTGATCTACATACCATCTTATGTCCTTTATGCGATCACCGTATCGAAACCATTGACCATGCGTTGATTAATTGTCCTAATGTGTCTTCAATTTGGGCACAACTGCTTAATTGGTGGAACCAAAATAACACAACAATTTCCGACATCAATGGTGCCATCATCACCGACCAAGGTTTCTCACATAACTCCGTTGGATCTTCCTTATGGCAAGCTACTAAATGGATTGCTTGTTATATTATATGGAAACATAGAAACCTAAAAGTCTTCTCAAATAAAATGTGGAATCCCGCTATGATTATCTCCGAGATTCAAACTCAAAGTTTTAGCTGGTCAAACCGATCTCGGAAGAAAAAACTTATTGAATGA
- the LOC139856113 gene encoding uncharacterized protein has translation MGIKMVNKCFDMSPYSIPPYSPCCSSSSSQTLASVIALQSVKWQIGVHQSAIFGLKLKNSESSRKHFTINRAVSASLNAESSDEEFSNKIQELALKFQVSDDMEIEENYDVVDWPGDMIPASIERKANSVDLPFSLRIIKKKKQWQEGLILATESAYCSVKKAFSSMVFIIRELQSYTLQMREVLFYEDLQEVLVRVQKEMNASFVWLFQQVFSQTPTLMIYVMILLANYSVHSMSNNFVFASTTPPMVSIHESSSVFDSTTINKYTTSTSNNGKTTSIGGNNGGGGKSPAVASGTDGDGSLGSMILNSTISGQEEEWNGVVSEADRRMGLDEIGLDHEVMKTFVAPVKVEIEEQDMQDYYKTELVYQTGLLQEPDNPLLLANYAQFLYLVARDYDRADDYFRRASKIEPKDAEALNKYASFLWQIRNDLWTAEETYLEAISADPNNSFYAANYAHFLWNTGGEDTCFPLDSEETGDFV, from the exons ATGGGAATTAAAATGGTGAATAAATGTTTCGATATGTCACCTTATTCAATTCCTCCTTACTCCCCTTgttgttcatcttcatcatcacaaaCACTAGCTTCAGTGATAGCTTTACAATCGGTAAAATGGCAAATAGGTGTTCACCAGTCAGCAATATTCGGGTTGAAACTGAAGAATTCGGAGTCATCAAGGAAACATTTTACGATCAATCGGGCCGTTTCAGCAAGCTTAAATGCAGAGTCTTCTGATGAAGAATTTTCCAATAAGATTCAAGAATTGGCTCTCAAGTTTCAG GTTTCGGATGACATGGAAATTGAGGAAAATTACGACGTGGTAGACTGGCCGGGCGATATGATACCAGCGAGTATAGAACGAAAAGCAAATAGTGTAGATTTGCCATTTTCGTTACGAATTATAAAAAAGAAGAAACAATGGCAAGAGGGATTAATACTAGCAACTGAATCCGCATATTGTTCAGTAAAAAAGGCGTTTTCATCAATGGTGTTTATAATTCGAGAGCTACAAAGCTACACACTTCAAATGAGGGAAGTATTGTTCTACGAAGATTTACAAGAGGTTCTTGTTCGAGTTCAAAAAGAAATGAACGCATCGTTTGTTTGGTTATTTCAACAAGTTTTTTCTCAAACCCCAACTTTGATGATATATGTCATGATCCTTTTAGCAAATTATAGTGTCCACTCGATGTCGAACAACTTCGTATTCGCGTCTACTACACCTCCGATGGTGAGCATACACGAATCGTCAAGCGTATTTGATTCCACGACAATAAATAAATATACTACTAGTACGTCGAATAATGGTAAAACGACGTCGATAGGAGGAAACAATGGGGGAGGGGGGAAGTCACCGGCCGTTGCTAGTGGGACGGACGGTGATGGGTCGTTGGGTTCAATGATACTGAACTCGACAATTTCGGGTCAAGAAGAAGAATGGAATGGGGTTGTGAGTGAAGCTGATAGGAGAATGGGATTAGATGAAATTGGGTTGGATCATGAGGTAATGAAAACATTTGTTGCTCCGGTTAAAGTGGAAATTGAGGAACAAGATATGCAAGATTATTATAAAACGGAGTTGGTCTATCAAACGGGTTTGTTACAAGAACCCGATAACCCGTTACTTCTTGCCAATTATGCTCAGTTTCTCTACCTTGTTGCACGTGATTATGATAG GGCAGATGACTATTTCAGAAGGGCTTCCAAGATCGAACCTAAAGATGCGGAAGCGTTAAATAAATACGCAAGTTTTCTATGGCAAATTCGCAACGACTTGTGGACTGCCGAAGAGACTTATTTGGAGGCGATTTCCGCTGATCCTAACAACTCTTTTTACGCTGCAAATTATGCCCATTTTTTATGGAATACGGGTGGCGAAGACACTTGTTTCCCTCTTGATTCAGAAGAAACCGGCGATTTTGTTTAA